The following coding sequences are from one Acidisarcina sp. window:
- a CDS encoding EF-Tu/IF-2/RF-3 family GTPase, which produces FLMPIEDIFSISGRGTVVTGRIERGKVKVGEEAEIVGFRETRKTVVTGVEMFKKQLDEGMAGDNAGLLLRGIAKEDVERGMVLAKPGSITPHTKFKGEVYVLSKEEGGRHTPFFNGYRPQFYFRTTDVTGTAKLPEGTEMVMPGDNVQLEIELHTPVAMEKGLRFAIREGGRTVGAGTIAEIIK; this is translated from the coding sequence GTTCCTGATGCCGATTGAGGATATTTTCTCGATCTCGGGTCGTGGCACGGTGGTGACGGGCCGCATCGAGCGTGGCAAGGTGAAGGTGGGCGAGGAAGCGGAGATTGTGGGCTTCCGCGAGACGCGCAAGACGGTAGTGACCGGCGTGGAGATGTTCAAGAAGCAGCTGGACGAGGGCATGGCGGGCGACAACGCGGGACTTCTGCTGCGCGGTATTGCGAAGGAAGACGTGGAGCGCGGCATGGTTCTGGCCAAGCCGGGTTCGATTACGCCACACACCAAGTTCAAGGGCGAAGTGTACGTGCTGTCGAAGGAAGAGGGTGGACGTCATACTCCATTCTTTAATGGCTATCGTCCTCAGTTCTACTTCCGCACGACGGATGTGACGGGCACGGCGAAGCTTCCGGAAGGCACGGAGATGGTGATGCCGGGCGACAATGTGCAGTTGGAGATTGAGCTGCATACCCCGGTGGCCATGGAGAAGGGTCTGCGCTTTGCTATCCGCGAAGGCGGGCGCACGGTCGGCGCCGGTACCATCGCCGAGATTATTAAGTAA